Within Wyeomyia smithii strain HCP4-BCI-WySm-NY-G18 chromosome 2, ASM2978416v1, whole genome shotgun sequence, the genomic segment GATATCTCTCCTTGTCGTGACATCATTCCTTGTCGTAACATCATTTCTTGACATGTCATCATTCCTTGTCGTGACATAATTTCACATTATCTCATGTGACATATCATATCACATTATCTCATATCATGTTGCGACATGTCATGTCATTGCATGTCGTGGCATTTCAAGTCGTGTCATGTCATAACGTCACATCATTTTTTGTCAAATTACATTCTCTAATTTCATTTCATATAACCTCATGTCTTGGCACATTATCTCATTCCATgatatatcatatcatatcaccTGATGTCAACTCGCACATCAGCTCATGACATGTCATAGCATTTCGCATCATTTTACATCGTCTCATGTCATACCACATCATCTTAAGTAATATCacatcattttattttatattacatCATCTCGAGTCTTATCGCGTCATCTCATTTTATATCACATCATCACAATATACCGGCATTTCATACATTGTCATATCATCTCAAGTATTGTCTTGCCATATCTATCATATCGTGTTACGTCATATCATCTCATATCTTGTCAAATCTTCATCTGTCATGTCTTGTCATATCATCTCAAGTCATGTCTCTTGGGATCATCTCATGCCATATTTTGTCATAGAAAGTCATATCCTCATAAGCAATAATGTAATAAATAAATGCGAATGATTATTTTTGTAATGCTTTTTCCTCCgctgaaaaaaatgaataataaaaaccaCCTTTTTTTTTACGTCCTGGCACGCCCATTCATATCGTATCATATCAGCTCAAGTCACTAATGCATTTGCGTATCGTATCACCTTTCAGTCAAGTTCACATTACTACTTTCAAATCtgcacaaaaaataaattattacggTACTCtccaaatatgacaaaaatttctTCTGGTGTGCTTGATATCTAGAGCTCTTTTAGCAATCGAATGTACACAGTAAATGACCATGGATGGCGTTATCTACATATGGTGTTTACATCCATTTTTAGCGATATGTTATCTGCGTATCGCAATTTCGCAGAAAACGGTACACAgtagaaaaaactaaaaaataatcatttgtaTTGGACATTGGTCAAGCGATTGGTGTTTAACACaaaaattttacagtgcattACTTGAAAAAAGGGGGTTTGCATTCGCGAACGGTGAATCAGTCAAAAATTCGTGTTCACACCATGAAGACTTCACCGCTGTTGGTGGTAATTTTGGTATTAGGCTCTACGGTGGCTAACCACAAAAGTGACTATCTTGATCTAAAGTACGTATCTTAcaataacttaattttttttttgtttttcattcgaACATCATCTTTGTAGTATTTTCTGCCCGAAGGAAACCACCAAAATCATGAGGGAAACGTTGCACGTACAACAGTTGCCATCGAATATAACCTATTTGGACGTTTGCAATGCAATAACGAGCATAAGTCCGGATGCATTCGAACAATTCAAAGATCTGGAAAGTTTAAATTTAGACGGAAACGAGCACATGGCATTTCCTTCGGACGGAAGTCCGTTACTTCGCCATGATATGATCGCTCAACTCTCATGTGCTCGCTGTGGAATAAGCGTAATTTATCAGGGATCTCTCAGCAGCATGCCCAGTCTAGAATTCGTTAATCTAACCGGCAATGCAATTTCGCAAATCTCAAGCAAAGCGTTCAGGAAGAACCTCAAGCTGCATAACATTGACTTGAGCCGCAATAACCTGAGTCACGTGTCACCCGATATGGTTGATGGTCTAAAGCTGTTAAAAAACTTAGATCTCAGTTACAATAAAAGGCTTGCTCCTAAAGGAAATGTTTCTTTTTTGATCAGTACTAGCTTAGAGGAGCTTAATTGTGACGACTGTGGTTTCAGTGTCATTAGCTTCAAAACATTCGCTATGACAATAAACTTGCAAAAGTTATATCTGCGCAGAAACGAAATAACGTTTATCGAAAGTAAGGCTTTCGATTTGCACAAAAACCTGTCAACactgcaagttcaaaacaatcaATTAAAAGTGATAGATTACTCTCTGTTGGTACAACCTATGAAACTCTGCTTGGAAGGAAACTCGATAATACTCGATTGtgatgaaaaattttcactggaTCTGTTAAAGTTTCAATGTTCCACTGCCTCACCGAAGGGCATTACATGTGCCATCAAAACAACAACTACCGAAAAGGTTACCGAAACCAGCCCATTGCAAAGAAGCACAGTTTCCGACATCATACCAGAAACAAGAGCCATGACAATAGTAGCACCTCAGCTAACATCTTCTACCTCAAATCCGCCGAAAATGCAAGCGGATACAGTTGCCGGCATATCAAATGCTTACATAACCGGTTACCTCGTAATAATTTGCCTAGCTCAGTTGACCCTTATGATGCTACTGTTGGGAGTCTACCTTAAAATGGCGAAAAACGATGCGGACCCGAAAATTGACTGTTACGCCGAAAATATTGTCAATCCGACAGCCTTCTACAAGGCCATTCGCTAGCATGCTAGCATGTGTAGGAGTAGCCACATTTCATGACAGTAAACTATAAGAGATACTCTTTATCTAGAAGAGCCCCGTGCTCGTAAGTAAGTACTTTGTAGAATATGACTGACCAATTAAAGAACCTAAACAACCAACGAATATTATGAAATAGGCATAATCAATTGAGGTTTGTAATGCTTTTTATTAAAGTTGTGCTATTTTTAATTCTGAGAATCTCCTCAAATGATCCGAGAAATAATGTTTATGTAGATTTTCAAGTTATTGGTTCACATTCA encodes:
- the LOC129724523 gene encoding toll-like receptor 3, which codes for MKTSPLLVVILVLGSTVANHKSDYLDLNIFCPKETTKIMRETLHVQQLPSNITYLDVCNAITSISPDAFEQFKDLESLNLDGNEHMAFPSDGSPLLRHDMIAQLSCARCGISVIYQGSLSSMPSLEFVNLTGNAISQISSKAFRKNLKLHNIDLSRNNLSHVSPDMVDGLKLLKNLDLSYNKRLAPKGNVSFLISTSLEELNCDDCGFSVISFKTFAMTINLQKLYLRRNEITFIESKAFDLHKNLSTLQVQNNQLKVIDYSLLVQPMKLCLEGNSIILDCDEKFSLDLLKFQCSTASPKGITCAIKTTTTEKVTETSPLQRSTVSDIIPETRAMTIVAPQLTSSTSNPPKMQADTVAGISNAYITGYLVIICLAQLTLMMLLLGVYLKMAKNDADPKIDCYAENIVNPTAFYKAIR